A region of Vigna radiata var. radiata cultivar VC1973A chromosome 6, Vradiata_ver6, whole genome shotgun sequence DNA encodes the following proteins:
- the LOC106762988 gene encoding aspartate carbamoyltransferase 1, chloroplastic, with the protein MSAASLLFSCSMHVGVFHPKLAAKSSVCCIHNQPWNLKPKTSFGHSGISEKSKLSRKGDEIMWRAGALHVESAPSSVGQKFQFDDVIEAQQFDRETLNAIFEVARSMESIESNSSGSQMLKGYLMATLFYEPSTRTRLSFESAMKRLGGDVLTTENAREFSSAAKGETLEDTIRTVEGYSDIIVMRHFESGAAKRAAATASIPVINAGDGPGQHPTQALLDVYTIEREIGKLDGIRVGLVGDLANGRTVRSLAYLLAKYQNVKIYFVSPNVVKMKDDIKEYLTSKGVEWEESADLMEVASKCDVVYQTRIQKERFGENIDLYEEARGKYIVNKDVLRVMQKHAVVMHPLPRLDEITVDVDSDPRAAYFRQAKNGLYIRMALLKVLLLGW; encoded by the exons ATGAGTGCTGCTTCTTTGTTGTTCTCCTGCTCTATGCATGTGGGTGTGTTTCATCCCAAGCTGGCTGCAAAATCCTCTGTTTGTTGTATTCATAATCAGCCCTGGAATTTGAAGCCAAAAACATCATTTGGGCATTCTGGGATCTCGGAAAAATCTAAACTTTCACGTAAAGGTGATGAGATTATGTGGAGGGCAGGGGCTCTTCATGTTGAAAGTGCTCCCTCCTCTGTGGggcaaaaatttcaatttgatgATGTCATTGAGGCCCAGCAATTTGACAGAGAGACTCTCAATGCCATTTTTGAAGTTGCAAGGAGCATGGAGAGCATTGAAAGCAATTCATCTGGGAGCCAAATGCTTAAGGGTTACctcatggctaccttgttttaTGAGCCATCCACTAGAACCAGGCTTTCATTTGAATCCGCCATGAAAAGATTAGGTGGGGACGTTCTCACTACTGAGAATGCAAGGGAGTTTTCATCTGCTGCTAAAGGAGAAACGCTCGAAG ATACTATAAGAACTGTTGAAGGTTACTCTGATATAATTGTGATGAGACACTTTGAAAGTGGTGCTGCAAAAAGAGCAGCAGCAACTGCTAGCATTCCTGTAATCAATGCAGGGGATGGCCCTGGACAGCATCCCACCCAG GCACTGCTAGATGTTTATACCATTGAAAGAGAGATAGGAAAACTGGATGGAATTAGAGTTGGGCTTGTGGGAGACCTTGCTAATGGGAGGACTGTTCGCTCACTTGCATACTTACTAGCCAAGTATCAGAATGTGAAAATTTACTTTGTCTCTCCTAACGTGGTTAAAATGAAG GATGATATAAAAGAGTATCTGACATCAAAGGGAGTGGAGTGGGAAGAAAGTGCTGATTTGATGGAAGTGGCTTCTAAGTGTGACGTGGTTTATCAAACTCGCATTCAGAAAGAAAGATTCGGAGAGAACATTGATCTTTATGAGGAGGCAAGAGGCAAGTATATTGTGAATAAAGATGTCCTGAGGGTGATGCAAAAACATGCTGTTGTTATGCATCCTCTTCCAAGACTTGACGAG ATCACAGTGGATGTTGATAGTGATCCAAGAGCTGCATACTTTAGGCAGGCAAAGAATGGTCTATATATTCGGATGGCACTCTTAAAGGTATTGCTTCTTGGTTGGTAA